A stretch of the Balaenoptera musculus isolate JJ_BM4_2016_0621 chromosome 18, mBalMus1.pri.v3, whole genome shotgun sequence genome encodes the following:
- the GPR12 gene encoding G-protein coupled receptor 12, with the protein MNEDLKVNVSGLPRDYLDAGAAGNVSAAVSSQVPGVEPEPELVVNPWDIVLCTSGTLISCENAIVVLIIFHNPSLRAPMFLLIGSLALADLLAGIGLIINFVFAYLLQSEATKLVTIGLIVASFSASVCSLLAITVDRYLSLYYALTYHSERTVTFTYVMLIMLWGTSICLGLLPVLGWNCLQDESTCSVVRPLTKNNAAILSISFLFMFALMLQLYIQICKIVMRHAHQIALQHHFLATSHYVTTRKGVSTLAIILGTFAACWMPFTLYSLIADYTYPSIYTYATLLPATYNSIINPVIYAFRNQEIQKALCLICCGCIPSSLSQRAPSPSDV; encoded by the coding sequence ATGAATGAAGACCTGAAGGTCAATGTAAGCGGGCTGCCTCGGGATTATTTAGATGCCGGAGCTGCGGGGAACGTCTCGGCTGCCGTCTCTTCCCAGGTTCCTGGCGTGGAGCCGGAGCCAGAGCTGGTGGTCAACCCGTGGGACATTGTCTTGTGTACCTCGGGAACCCTCATCTCCTGTGAAAATGCCATCGTGGTCCTTATCATCTTCCATAACCCCAGCCTGCGGGCCCCCATGTTCCTGCTGATAGGCAGCCTGGCGCTTGCAGACCTGCTGGCCGGCATTGGACTCATCATCAATTTCGTCTTCGCCTACCTGCTGCAGTCAGAAGCCACCAAGCTGGTCACCATTGGACTGATTGTcgcctctttctctgcctctgtctgcaGCTTGCTGGCTATCACTGTTGACCGCTACCTCTCCCTGTATTACGCTCTGACCTACCACTCGGAGAGGACGGTCACGTTTACCTATGTCATGCTTATCATGCTCTGGGGGACGTCTATCTGCCTGGGGCTGCTGCCCGTCCTGGGCTGGAACTGCCTCCAAGACGAGTCCACCTGCAGCGTGGTCAGACCCCTCACCAAGAACAACGCCGCCATCCtctccatctccttcctcttcatGTTTGCGCTCATGCTTCAGCTCTACATCCAGATCTGTAAGATCGTGATGAGGCACGCCCACCAGATAGCCCTGCAGCACCACTTCCTGGCCACCTCGCACTACGTGACCACCCGGAAGGGGGTCTCCACCCTGGCCATCATCCTGGGGACCTTTGCTGCTTGCTGGATGCCTTTCACCCTCTATTCCTTGATAGCTGATTACACCTACCCCTCCATCTACACCTATGCCACCCTCCTGCCCGCCACCTACAACTCCATCATCAATCCTGTCATATACGCTTTCAGAAACCAAGAGATCCAGAAAGCCCTCTGCCTCATCTGCTGCGGCTGCATCCCATCCAGCCTCTCGCAGAGAGCGCCGTCCCCCAGCGACGTGTAG